A DNA window from Undibacterium sp. YM2 contains the following coding sequences:
- a CDS encoding Ig-like domain repeat protein produces MQLAASVAGSGATPTGSVSYFVDGCVMSNTSSQTSVALANGQAAAASFTVPALPDGAYTHSYTVTAVYSGDSNYQPAVATQTVQLTGPSGDFAVSLNPPQFPVGTTVSVTTVLPVATVAGTLALNLIDSSQNVVASVAASSVSSATNVTPFDIPANVLSFTGIVTSGNNQISSVSSTSDLTPGQVLTGTGISPDTTIISFSPGTITMSGNATTEATGTSTTITSNAALVGFAIQAVYVPTVGSGTLTGQINFAFQA; encoded by the coding sequence GCGTTGCTGGTAGTGGTGCGACTCCAACTGGCAGCGTCAGTTATTTTGTCGATGGCTGTGTCATGAGCAACACCAGCAGCCAGACCAGTGTAGCACTGGCAAATGGCCAGGCTGCAGCCGCCAGCTTTACTGTTCCCGCCTTGCCTGATGGGGCCTATACCCATAGCTATACCGTCACCGCGGTCTATTCCGGCGACAGCAATTACCAGCCTGCCGTTGCCACCCAGACCGTGCAACTCACAGGCCCCAGCGGTGATTTTGCAGTCAGTCTGAACCCGCCGCAATTCCCGGTTGGTACCACTGTCAGCGTCACCACTGTGCTGCCAGTCGCAACAGTCGCTGGCACACTGGCGCTGAACCTCATAGACTCATCGCAAAACGTGGTCGCCAGCGTCGCAGCCTCCAGCGTCAGCAGCGCCACCAATGTCACGCCCTTTGACATTCCCGCCAATGTGCTGAGTTTTACCGGCATCGTCACCAGTGGCAACAACCAGATCTCCAGCGTCAGCAGTACCAGTGACCTGACCCCAGGACAAGTGCTCACAGGCACAGGCATAAGCCCAGACACGACGATAATCTCATTCAGCCCCGGCACGATCACCATGAGTGGTAATGCCACTACAGAGGCTACAGGGACATCCACCACCATCACATCCAATGCGGCGCTGGTGGGGTTTGCGATACAGGCGGTGTATGTGCCAACCGTAGGTAGCGGGACTTTGACGGGGCAAATTAATTTTGCGTTTCAGGCATAG